The genome window TGATGGTTTTCGGAGGGGAGGCGGGTTTTTGGGGCGATGACGTCGCCACCGCGCCTACGCGACCGagggaaaaatgaaaagaagaAGCCTcgacataaacaaaaaaacgacCGAATCGAAATACACACAAATACATACgtacacaaacacacacacatacagacagaAGCGCACAAAGGGAGAGGGAGCATAGGGCCCAGCATAACGGTGAGAAAACAAAATGGCGACCATATTGCGTTGTAGTTTTTCGGAGCTTGGGAGGCtgccattttgtttttggcgcCATCTCACCCCCACTCCGCTTCCCTCTCTTTCTCGCTCCCGGGTGCGTAAGTTTCGTGTTTTCTCTGTTTTTTTGTAAACTTTGGCGGTCCAGCCGGCCGGTGGATTGACGGAATGACTGACCGACTGaacgaatgaatgaatgactGAATGAGAGTCTGGCAGACGCTGCATTCGAAATGCGGTAGAAAGTGGCCACAGACGCGGCTCAGTGGTAGAAAGTGTGAAGTTTTCGACTTTGTTTTTGCCAGCCACCGGTATTAGGTTGGTATTTAGCTGTGATTTAGATATGGATTAAAGTGCAGcccaaaaataatattataaatgaACAATAATTTTAGTGATCTGATATAAACTACTTTTagtaaaaactaaaataaagcAATTATTATCTACTACGCTTTAGTTTAACTTGAATAAACATCGTATCGTAAGTTGCTTTGGAGGCCGTTACCACACAACTCTGTTTTCCCCAATCGTAATTATCCCCGAAATCAACTTTCATAACAGTGAGCTTGCAATGGATCTCCGTCTTCCATACAATCCACCAACTGGGGGATTCAATTGACCGTCCGAGGAGAACTCGTCCGTCCGGCCGTGATAAGCCGCATACGATAAGCGTGCGAGATTTACTATCGCCTTGCTTTTCAGGGATTTCCAGCTTTGCAATGTGCCTGCCACTTGAGCTGCGACTTCGGCTCGGCAGCTGCCGTTGATTCCCCCCGGGTGCAAGTTGCTGCTGTCAATTGCACATCAGTGCCAAAAGGGGTTGGATGGGGTGCAGCGGGGGCTGTGGGGCCGCAGTGGCGGATAGTGGCAACAAATTTGTGAAAATCAAGTCAACGGCTTGCTGCTGCCACACAGAAAGTAAACAACACATAGAAAATATACCCCATTTATATCTTAGGTttaatatatacatagataagtgttatttttctTTATACTACCAAATAAACCTTGATTTAATTCAGAAAATAATTGATTCGTTGTCAATAAACTCCTTATTTATAGTAATACTCTTATATATGATATCTAAAATATAGCCGCTCATTAAGCTAACATCAATATCAACTGAATAATGATAGCTCTTTAATAAAATCAGTTCGACCCTTGTTTACTGCCCTCGTTTTCTATCCATGAACCCATTGttttgtttcaaattacaATCAATTTGGTTGCTAGTTCGGTGGTGCAGGGGAAATTGTTGCAGCTCAATGGCAATGGAATGCAAAGGCAATCCCCCCACCGCACCCCCTTACTTCAGCCCTTACTTTTCCGCAGTGAAGAAAAGCCAGAAAAAGCGAcgaaacattttaatttgattaaatttcatgtGACCCAAATACCGGAAACAGTTGTTCTCAGTGCCCTAGACGAAAGTCCCCTCCCACCGACCGCCACCCGCCACCCACTGCCCTCCGCCCACTTTCTGCCCCCCAGGAAGAGTGACAATGGCCTCGCATTACGGAGAGCGAAAAAAAGGCAAGGGAAAACGCAGAGAAGCGAAATGGgcgcaaaacaaaatcaaaattgtgataaaaaaggggggaaaatggaaaagcggTTAAGGGTGAACCCAGAGGGGGGTGCTAAATGGGTGGGGGGGGATGTGGGTttgcgtgtgtgagtgtgtttgttCGGCGCAAACTGGTGACGTTGACAtcttatttcattttatacatttttcgGCTTTGCGCTGTGCCACATGAAAAGCAATTTTCATGCGTGGCTTCTTCTcctttgtgtgcgtgtgtgttagTGTGTTTGTCTGCAAGTGTGCGTGCTTCCGCTGACAGAATCGAATGGAAACCGAACCCAAAGAGCCGGTTTTTCTTCAAAGCGAAACAtatacaacaacaacaaaaagtaTACTTATAAAAAAGGAGActctcacacgcacacacacacacacaccggcAAACTGAGCGTGCGTAAAGTGCGTAACTGTTGTTAATAAGAAACGGGTTTGCTTTGGGCTTCTTTATTGCCATCTCGCTCTGGCCGCTTAGCTGGTGTGTACAGCTGTTTTCTGTTTATCTCGCACTTTCCGCCTCCTCTTTACATTCGTATTTTTGTTTACGTTCTGTGGCACGCACACGAGACCACGGCACGCACACGACTCCCCCCGACCACTCACCCATACCATTGTGCTTGGGTATCTGCAAGTTTGtcgtatccgtatctgtatctgtgtatctgaGTGTTGGACTTTCTGCTGTGGGAGACACATTTTCACACTTTGCGCATCTCTCTATCTGCCTATTgcgtatttgttgttgttggggaAAACCCTCTGTGCCTTACTTAATCACCAAAAATTCAACTTCATCGctttcacttttaaattaAGTCATAATAAAGCCAAGCGCAAATAAAGCCTTATAACGCACATAAAAAGACGAGAAAAAAACGTAACCTACTTTCGTGTGAATAAGATACTGCGCAAAAAATGATCGCAGATCAATAATTAAAGCTCTCGATTTTTTATTCAAACTGGACTTTTTCCCTTGAAGCTGTTCCGCAATCAAAATCGAGTCTATTTTGGTCAAATTTTTAATGACGCTCATAATAGCGAAAAAAATAGGCTTCCGGGTGGGGAGATGGCCAAAAACTGCAGTATTCGATTGAAATTTCAGGCAAATACAAGTTGATACTGGTTCGATATCGTTTTATCTGAATGCTTAAGCCATTTTTCCCACAAAACTTAAGCTGAAACACTTGGGATTCGAttcatttttgttattttcccGCTGTTCGCTGTCTTTCTTTCAGCGTTAATCAAAACCCCATTTCAAACTGACCCACATACCAAGGTGGCATGTACCCAAAACGCCAGACTCACCCAGACAAAGTCGAAAAATCAGGTGTTCACGTGTATGGGtttctgtgtctgtgtgcatATCTGGTTGAGCTTGTGCTGAAAGGCCGCTTGAAAAAGCTAAAAGGCGCTGCTTTGAAAAACCGAAACTCAAacgaaactgaaaccgaaacaTGCTATAGGCATTTTTTGAAAGTCGTTTCGATTTTTCGTTTGGCAATCGCTATTCCCTTTTGATTGGACCCATTTGTGAGTCATGAAAGAAATTAACGCTATGACAGCAGATCAAGACCACGAGCAAGAGCGCTGGTAATCCAAAACCACCTAAAGGACAAGTCGTTCAACCTGCAAAAAGGTCACCGAGGCAGCAAAATCTACCCCCCTtaaaaaacaagaaacaacACAAAGGCCAAGCGTTTTACTCCCTCGGATTTATAGCTTCCAATTGGAGTGCTGCATTATTTGTTGTCGGCCATCGTAAATTGCCAAAAAGCGGCGACTTTCTACCTGCAAGATCTACGAGTGGTCGGCAAGGTCGATTAGTCATTAGAGTGCGGCACCCAGACCAATATcaataccataccataccgtGTCCAGAGTTTCCAGAACCGAAAATCCAAATACCGAAAACCCAAAACAAGGGGTCCTTACTCAAGTGGCCTGCCACTCAGTTTTTTCCGCTGGCCAGtttggccaaacaaaaaccgaaaaaacgGCATACAGGCAAAAGGAACAAAAGGGGGAATTTATGTTTTTGCCGGTATCATAAAACCATAGCAATGCACCGAAAAAAGAGACGGGTAGACAGGCAGAGCaagagtgtgagtgtgagaGGTTAGAGGATATCCCTGGGCAGGTCGTTAGCCGATTTCGATGTCCAGCGAACAGCGGGTAGTCCTGCAAAGGAGCGAGATATAGGATAtggcagcaggagcagacATGCTCAGCCAGGACAAGGAACATCAATGCTCAAATGCCTGATAAGCGATCGCCGAGGTAATGGATTCAtaaagacacacacacacacacatatgtagcTGATGGCGTGGAAAGTTTCTGGCCAACTCCAATTATCAGCTTACAACTACTTGAGATCGGGGCAAAACCCCTGAGAAACTTGATTGATTTCGGTGGGCGAGCGGTAGTTACAAATGAACTGCGGCTACCAGCTGGCCGAAATACGCTTTTGGCCGGGCCAACAAAATGGGTCGCTGCCGAAAAGTGAGAGGCCAGAACGcgcttaaatatatttgctttctgtttcttttcttgtgatttttttgtttattttttgagCTCGCAATGAAAGTAAAAAGTGAGTTGGAGAAATGGGAGCAGCGGCACTTGCGTGCGTGCAATCACTTGGCAATGTCAATTTCAATGCCATTTAAACGAATTTCgttttaaatgcaaaacacAGGTAGAACGGGAGATAACGAGGGTAAAAACTACAAATTACCCTGGGCGGAAGTGGCAACACAAATCGGAGTGGGCTACCCGTCTTTAGTCCGCAGTCTTGACAAATTATACCCGACATTTGGGCCGGCAGCTGAGCTTAATTCTCGCCTGGCCTCCATTAAATGAGCTTTCAAATTATAtgcgctgctgctcctgctgctggaCACTTGATTCATGGCCTGGCCATTATACGTCATCGTAATTGAAATGCGACTGGAAATGGACGTGgaaatgtaaatgaaaatggagatggcgatggcgatggcgctGGAAATGCGTGCAACAAGTTTCTCGTTTGAAATAACCTTAGAATTAATTGCCTCACGTTTCCGACtcaaacgaaaacaaaaaacaaaggcaactGCTCAACTTGAACCGAAAAACAAATTTCGGTTGGAGCCAAACaaacactcgcacacacacacacacgtgacCATCACATGCCAGCGAGGACAACTATTGATAGATGTAACAAATTTCCCCACACCCCCAACCGTCAGTTCAGTTTTTCGATTACAAAAGcagcaaacgaaaaaaaatggaTGAACAAAAcacagcaaacaaaaaaaccaaTTGTTGATTGACTTACAACATAGCAGCGACGAACTTGAGCTCTTCACTTTTCTACTCATTTTCGAATTTGTGGCTAATGATGAGGTCATAAGAGTTGAAGCTTGTAAGTCGCACGTTTTCATACAACTCACATTACCATAGCTGATTATGCCAAAAGATTCCGATTCCAATAGCGATTCTGATTCCGAGGCTTTTCAGCGCCGTCGCCGATCGTAAAAGCCAGGCGAGCTAGCCAAACAAGCTGCGATAGATACATTTTCAGTGTTTTCCCCTTTTGGGCAGCGCATAAAACTCGATCGGGTCACAGTAcgggtatctgtatctgctggATGCCAGATACCGCAGACCAGATACTAGATACTGAACAGTGTATACCGAATGCTGAGCTGAACTGAACACTGAACACTGGGCACAATGGGCCGACATCAAGCTGGGGACAAGCCCACACATCTGGCAGCCAGCTAGCCTCTGACAAATTTATCGACTCGCCGCCACACGGAAAAGATATGCGCAGCTGACTTGGCATTGAGGAGcacgtatctgtatctgtaaatCGAAGCGTACGGGTGGGTACACGGTTCGAAAATCTTAAGCAATTGATAGTGTAACATCACTTTgatgataaaataaaatatgaagaTAAGAATGCTATTTCGTCCGGTGTATCTCGTCATTCGCATGCAACAATTACAAAGGTTCTAAGCGTTTATTACtcaagagagagagaaaaacaacgggccggcaaaaaacaacaagctGTGAAAACTGCAAGGCAGACCCGCCGGTGGAGCGACAGGGATGGCGCGAGGAAGAGAAAGGGACGGAGCACAGCTCGAAGCCGGCTGTTGCATCTCTTTCCCACCGCAGCGCAGTCAGCCGGCAAAGCGCGTTGGTATTGGTATTTGTATCTATCTCACAGATGCATGTGTTCCGCTCATGTATCTAActatctttgtatctttgccatctacatatatgtatgcctGACTTATGACGCAATTCGAAAAGTTCATCTGATCTTTTTGCGCTCCGTCTCCCTCTTTCTGGGTATCTCTATCCGTTTCCATCCAGCCggttgatgttgttgttgctaagGCGCGGCCGCAGTCCGTAGAATTAATCTATATAATTAGCTGTAAAGCGTAGAAACATCAAGCCATGTATCTCTATTTAGCCCTGAATTTGTAGCGCATTTATTGCAATTGTTTCCCCCATTTTACATTActctttttcattttttatggtttttattGTGGGTGTTTGTTGCTCGCTCGAAATTCTTTCACGAAACCGAATTCTAAACAAATTTCCATTACGACACGATCCCATCATCAACATCATCGTCTCATCCGCAGAAGAGCATCGTCGTCATTGAGATTGTTTTTTTGGGTTTGCGCGTTCGGATTCGGGGCGATTCTATAAATGCCGCAACCGATGATGTTTCACTCTTGAATTATTTTTCGCcgcttttatttattaattttgtttgtgtttgcttagCAGTTGAGCAGTTCAACGATTCGAGTGACGTAATGGCAAAGGGGCTGTGGCTGGAGGATTAGCTAGatcatgtgtgtgtgggatCAACTTGGGCGAACAAATTCACGACAGGCCAAGCAATAAAGTTTATAAACTATTGCATATCTGGAGAGGTATTCAATACGAAATTTCGTAGTCATTTCAGTGGTTCTATTTTAGCATGGCGGGTTCAAAAAAGTCTCGTTGGGAATCAGATGCAACATAAAAGTGCCACACATTTCCCGCTTTCGCTGTGCATCAAAGATACGTAATTAAATCTGAAGCCGCTTTAGCTTCTGGTCAATCTAATCTTGGGGGCTCGAACTGGCCCTCAATCGAGAGGGTTCTCTATATCGAAACGCACGAGCAAGAAGGCCAACCCAGAGCGTAACCCAATTACGTGCCAAAAAGCGGAATGCGACCCTCGACAAGTATTTTTTGagcttttctctttttttattCGTTGCATAGTTGCACATAGAACGTGAttgcacatacacacactacttatatacatatagatacatatacacTGTATATCGTACGGTACTGTACACTGGGGTGCGAGTAAATATATGCTCTGAATAACCCAGTACATAGGCGcatagatacatatgtatgtacatctGTCTATGTGCATGTGTATGCTGCTGCGCCCCCAAAAAGGGGAGGGGCATGCTGTGGTGCGGCCAAGCCAACCTTGACACACTTTTCGCCGCCCCACAAAGCTGATGATGCTCATCATGATGtggatggtgatggtgatgatgatgatgttggcGATGATAAAGACTTCGACAGCCAGCAGCCTTTCTCGGCTGCAGTGGTCAACCCCCCAAATGAAAAAGTATCTAAAGGATGCAGAAACTCCCGCTTGGATTTGCTGTATACTCTGCCTTTGAAGTTTAAAGAAAACCATCAGTTTGTCTACCCATTCCCAATCCTCTAgctaatatatatgtatacttaAAGGTTGTGACCACTCACCTCATTTCCCACTGTTGTGATCTTGACAATCACCTCGTCCTTGGTAGCGTCGTGCTTGACGACATCGCCGCTCTGCTCGCGTCCGTTGTAGGTAAAGTAGACCCGCTGGCCGGGCTGCAGTTCGGTGTCCATGATGGACCGGAATCCGGGTCCAATCAGATCCGACTCGCGGAACTCCTTGATCATGGCGCTGCGGCGCAGTGCCTGAGCGGGACTGATGTGTACGTTGGCAGCGCGACGCGTCTCCACGATGACCGACGGATCTGTGGAGGATGTGGACGAGGCCGAGGCCGCGGACGACGTGGCAGCGGTTGGGGACTCGACGGCGGTCTTGAAATCGAAGCGGACCAGGTAGCGCGTATCGGCGTTAATCGGTGCCTCGCCGGGCACCACAAAAgtgggcggcggcggcggcgagAGCGGTCCCATGTACGAGGGCGGCGTTTTCACGTCGGATATGGTGCCGGAGTACCAGAGGCCATCCGGACCCTTGGCGCACACCTTGGTGCCGATGATGGAGCGCTTGGCCAAACGGCGGCCGGTGGACATTTTTGTACGTTCGGTTATACTACTTTCAGGGGGGGATATTTTACTTTCCAGCGCTTTGGAACTCGCTGGATTTTCTAGTCTTTTTTTACGTCTGTTTGTTTGAACTTAGAACTTGAACTTGGCCTTAATGGTTGGCCACATTTTCTCTTCGCACTCTAATCacttttgcttttttattGCACTTGAGTATTTGATTTTGTGGATATTTGTTGCACACTTTTTCCCAATCAGTTACACTTTTTTTTGTATGGTTATTAAACGCACTTTGTCTTTTTTGTGGAGTTTATTGCGGACTAAATGGGGAGATTTTGTGGATTACTTAAGTCTGGCAGACGTTCTTGGTCAGCCGGTAAACGTGAAATTGGCCAAGACTGGGCAGTTTCTTGATGATATTCTTGTGATACAGCTCCAGAGAGAAGGTGACGCGGTGCAGGAGCCACTGGGGCGGATGAAAGTGCGGCTTTAACTTCACATGCTCGGCGTCGCTGGGCGTCTGAATGGCGTGGCAGTTGCGTTTGTGCCTAAGCATAATCCAATTTTGACCGCTTGTAACGTCAGCTTGCAGTTCGAGCTTCCTGCGGggaaagttttttgtttttcgtttttcgcGCTTTTGCCGGTCGttacttttcacttttctctcagttttcttgccagcacacacacacacgtacacttATACACACAACACACGGACACAACACAGAGAGCAATATGCGATGCAATTGGCGGCTGCTGCACTGATTTGTTTTGACTTTTATGTTTTTTGCGTTTCGCTTTGTGAGTGTGGCTATTTTGCTTCAAAATTGCCCAAAAAACTAAACGGAACACCAGAAGAGGGCCCGTTTGCCTTGGGTTTTTGGCTACTACTTAGTTTTCTTGGCTTTTCACTTGGCTGTTGGCTATTTTTCAGTTGTTTTGGTTTGGCGGAATTGCCCGAAAAGCGCTTATCGGTCTGCTCCCGAGAGTTGGCTATCAGAGACTGAGCGCAcgaaaaacgaaacgaaaagcAAACGGGCAGTTACAgttacccacacacacacagacgcgCTCTCCCTCTCCGACTCTCTcttatttatgtgtgtgtatatatacatgtatggCATCTACCTGCGTTTGGAAAAGCAAAATAAGAcacatgtgtgtatgtgtgcgagtgtgggGCCTCCCCGCAGCATAAAAATGTTAGATGAAAACTGCAATTTCCACGACTAACAGAGCACCCAAAGAAGTGGAAAATCATATAATTATGCTATCTAAGTGCGCAGTTGTTAATCAACAATATAACTATGACGCCATCACTGGCTAGATGGAGCATAAAACACGGGGGCAGCATTGAAAAAAGAGCAGCATAAAATACTACGCagttaaaaaaacaaaaccaatcTACAGAGCACTTGTCAACGCATACGCGCATCATaaatgtgcgtgtgtgagtgctcGCTCTGGTTtatcaacaacaacagagcGATAACAGCTGTTGGAGGCGACGCAGCAACAATGTTGCGAAAACAGCTGTTGAACAGCGAACATCAGTCTCACAACAAacgagagagagaaagagcggaaaCGAAGTTGGTCAACCCTTTTCTTGGATCCTCTTTAAACCTAAATGGATCCCAGCTGAAGACTTGCATATTCAAGGATCTCACCACTCGATCACCAAAAATCCTATGTCGATGGCCACAAAACGTGTGCTTTTAAGAGGGCTTTTATAAagctgaaaattaaataaataaattttctaAAATACACATGcagaattttgattttaaatggTTTAATTGTAAATGATAGAAGTATTGTGTTGTGACTGTCTGTAAACAAAGCCGCAAGTGCTCTGTAAAGATATCGTAGGGCAGCGAAATGCCGGCCGGTTTGCAGCAATAACGTCACAGAATTTAACAGTTAAAGAGAGCGCTGGGCTGGCGTGtccgtgtgtgtgcgtgactGTTTCACAACAGTGTGTGAGCGCGGGGGAGAGCGGCTCACAGCTGTTATGTGCTTTGAAATCCATTCGATTTTGTTTACATCAATTCCATGCTGGCGCTGTAGATGTGAatatgttgctgttgctgccgatGAATGTGGATATATGTGTTTCGAGGTTTTCTGGTATTTTTGGGCTCTCTGCGGCGCGagcattgttgttgcctttgGAATGACCTCTGTAGGCATTCTCCGGCAACGTCAGCAAGTGTCGAAGGGCGGTGGATGGAGCCAGAAAGGGGGCGGGGTTCGTTTATTGCGGGAATGGGCGTCCCAATCTTCAACTCCAATAAACAACACATCCATGAGAGATCCAGAACGCCACGGGGCCAAGATTTGCGTAGTTATTGTTCTGGAGTTTCTACGTTTCTGCGTTTTCCGCTTCGCATTCGGGGTGGATTTTCTGTGGATTTTCATGCCGCCAGCATTATTGAAGACGTCATTTGCGAACGGAGTGGGAAATCGAGGAAAATGCACTGCGTATTTCCCACTCCAGTTAACCAAAAACCGAAATACATAAAAGTCAAAAAAAAGGGAGGAGGGACGGACTGACGGACGGAAGACCTTGCGAGATAGTGCGGAAATACTGCTTGCCGCTCTTATCTAGTCGAAAATTTTGCTGATTACAGGCGAAGGAAAAACTTATGTAGGTCTTATCTACGTGGGACTACACATAGAAAAAAGCTCCGTCACCTTTAAGTACATAATTATGCACAGGGTGCCAATATAAACGCTAGTTCATAAAACGTAAGATTGATTTTACTTGCTATTCAAACTGGTAAGATATTGGAAAATTGCAATCCTTTGTGGTTTGTTTTAGTTACAAAAGTTCGAATGGTATTTGGTTATTTGATATGGCTAGGCGATGATTGCTGATTTCTTCCCCCTTTCAGCCGGAGttgaagaagaagcagcagatGAAGAGGAGTGGCGGCCAAGTGCAAAGATTAACTATCTGGTAAATTCAATTAATCATTTCTCCAGTGGAAATTccaaagcagcaacaacaaaacaacaaaacaaatcaaCAGAGCGTTACCAGAGCTACAACAAATACGCAGttacgaaaagaaaacaacaaaatgtgaATGCAATCCACGGATTACAACACAAAAACAGCGTTAGACAGAGCGAGATGGCGAGATGGATACAGAAAACGGAAAACatgcacacatgcacacatgcACAGATACAACTGGAAAATAGGTCAAACGCCATGTAAGAGAGCGCTGTAAGAGAGCGTAATTAGAACGGGAATCGACTGTTAGCTAACAGCGTCCCCAATTCGCTGGCCGCTCTGATTGGACTCGCTCCAACAGCGAAAAGTTCTTGGCAGCTGTTGCACTTGAGAATATATGTACCCGCGACACCCTAACCCGCTACCCCTTCACCAACCACCATTTTTCACGTTTTATTCGaattttatgaaaattaaACCGGATTTTCGGATTTCTTTGCAAAGTTGTAATTATGAGTTTAACCCTTTTTTGTCAGCGTTTTTATAGCCGCTCTTTTTTCCAACACTCTAAACATGAAGGCCAACttaacattaaatttaataattatcaTTTGCCATTCAGAAAAGATGAATCAACTTTTACATCATACATTCGTCCTGGAAATTCTTGAAATACATCATTCATAGCTTTGAAATATTATCTTCTGATATATTTAACGTTTCGTTATTATAATCTCGAGTGTATTCCCTCCTTTATCAAATGCTCATACCCGTAGATATGCGCAATCTTGTGTGTATGAGTGTGGATTTGATTGGATCGCCTTCGAAACCggattttcaaaatatgtaTGTCATTCCATACCGTTCCATTCAATTACGCTGATGCCTAGGTATCGCAGAAGGTACATAGGTCCCACAATGGACGGCCTTTGTTGGCAAGAAATCAACTTGATATTACCCCGATCGATGGACCGAGGATTGGGAAGAGGAAGATGAGGTGATGACGTAGAGAAAGTGCAAGCTGTATGCAAATTAAGCGACACTGTATCGGATCGGATTAAGTGTCCATATCTGATTTGGATGGGGTGCAAATCATGCACGGCTTCAATTTGTATTGACCAACGTTTATAGACTTCTCTCTAGTAAATCTCATTCATCACATCCCTTTGAATGTGGTTAACCTATCCCAAGTATCCCGGACTTTTGTCGCGTATCACATCATTACGCCATCAACCCCATCACAGAGTACCACTCACTAATTAGAATCGCTTGGGTTCACCCCCAAAGTTGTGAAGGAACATGTCAAAGTAAGGCAAATGTGCTGTCATGAC of Drosophila mauritiana strain mau12 chromosome 3R, ASM438214v1, whole genome shotgun sequence contains these proteins:
- the LOC117145835 gene encoding uncharacterized protein LOC117145835, with amino-acid sequence MLRHKRNCHAIQTPSDAEHVKLKPHFHPPQWLLHRVTFSLELYHKNIIKKLPSLGQFHVYRLTKNVCQT